The following is a genomic window from Hydrogenobaculum sp. Y04AAS1.
CAATCAGAGCATCCACCTTCAAATTGGAGATAAACTACGTTGTCTTTTACGTCCACCAATTTCAAATTACCATGATGAGTATCTAAAGCTGGCCTTATCATCTGTAAAATTCTTTCTACTTCTTGAAGTTTGTCTTCCATAAACACACTCCTTTAAGAAGCTAAAGAAACTATCTTGTTCCAGACTTCATATTTTTCTTCTTCTGGCACCCGTGATATTCTAAATAGACCATGAACCGAAAGCTTGTCTCCCAACACATCTAAAACATCCTCTTCTATGAGCTTTTTAAGACCATAATCCATCAGTAAATTTCTACTTTCTGGTACCACTTCAAACAGCTCCATCAAAACCATATCCATACTTAACCTTGCGTTGTTCATAAGGCCTCCTCAGTCTTTAACTTTTTTTACAAAAGCGTGAAACTCGCCGTCTTCTTCATAAATTCCTAAAAACTCTTGACCAGTGGCTTTGCACCACGTTGGTACATCTTCTACTACGCCAGGATCATCTGCTATAAGCTCAATTACTTGTCCTATCCGCATCTGTTTCATTTGATTGCTTAACTCTGATATAGGTATAGGACAATAAGTACCGCAAACGTTATGCTCTACATCTGCCTTAATATCATCTAGCATAGCTTTCCGCTCCTATCTTAAGGGAATTTATTATATCATCTTCTAAAGGCTCTGCAATTTTTTTTATCATATTTTTATCTATTGATATGTTTACATATGTAGGTTTGTTGCCACAGTATCTTGCCATTATCCTTGCTATATAATCTATATCTTCTTCGTTTAAATCTTTTAATATGGCAATAGCTTTATTTTCTACATAAGCCCAGTCAAACCTATTTTTAAAACCACTTAGAAACCTCGTCTCGCCTTCGTTTCTTGAAATGATCATCTTAGTCCCATTTGGTAATCTTAGGTGTCTTCCTACTGTCATAAGACTTAAATCGTCCCAATTTAGAGATTTTTTAAAGCTTAACTCTTCTTTAAACTTTATTGCAAAGTGCTCATCGGTAAGGTAGCAGCATCCTCCAGATGGTTGCTCGTAATCTATGTTGTAGGTTTTTGCTAAATTTATCTGCTTTGTTCTTGAGCGTCCTGATATATCCCACATTAGTTCTCTTTTTATTAGACCTTTTTCTTCTGGTATTGTTTCTGGCAAAAGCTTAGCAGACAAGGGTCTTACTATTAGGCCTTTAAGACCTGATTCTTTTTCTATTATAAAAAGTTTATCTTTTGTTTGAGACATTGGTCTTTGTCCCAGTACTTCGCCGGTGGCTATAAAATCATAATTTTCTTTTTCCATTATTTCTTTTAATTTTAAAAGCATAAAAATTCTACAATCAAGACATGGATTAATATTTTTGCCGTAGCCAAATTTTGGGTTTAAAATTACATTTATATACTCTTGAGAGATATCTATTATTTCTATAGGTAATTCTAAATCTGCAGCCGCTTTTAAAGCTGGGTTTTGAGGTATTTTGCCATCTTTGTTGGGAATACCCAATCTTCTTTTATGCTCTGTTATACAAAAACCAGTGTAGAAATGAATAAGCTTTACTTCTATACCTTGAATTTTACTAATATTCACTGCGGCGAGCTGACTGTCCAGCCCACCAGAAAATAGAACAAGCGCTTTTGGTTTATGACTCATCTTATGTGGTTAAGAAACCAAACTCTTGACTTTCTTCTTCCTCTGACTCTTCAAAACATGTCGGTATAGCGTTTGCCTCTTCTAATCTTCCTTGTTTTGTAAGATAATCTCTTATAGCTACGTGAAGTGTTTCAAGACCTAAATTTGTACAGTGTATTTTTTGGGGTGGCAACCCACCAAGTTGGTCAAATATATCTTTGTATGTAAGATTTAGAGCATAGTTTATGTCTTTTCCTTTTATCATTTCGGTAAGCATAGAAGAAACAGCTATGGCAGAACCGCATCCAAAGGTTTTAAACCTCACATCTTCTATAACATTGTTTTGTGGATTTACCTTTATGGTAAAAAGCATTGCGTCTCCGCAAGCTGGGTTTCCACATTGGCCTACGCCGTTGGCATCTTCCAAAACTCCTACGTTTCTTGGGTTAAGGAAGTGATCCAAAACTATATCACTATATTCAAACATAAATGCAACCTCCTTTAAGCTGATAATATTGAATGTATGAGTAAATTTTAAATTAGTTATGACTGCGCTCAACTTTTTATGACTATATGTCATTTAAAACAATTTTGCTATTATCTTTTGATTGTTCTATATACCCTACAACAAAAGAATCTTTTATAGTGTTCAAAGCAACCTCTTTATCTTTTTCTTCGATAATAATCATAAACCCTACTCCCATATTAAAAGTTTTGTACATTTCTTCTTTTTTTATGTTTCCAAGCTTTTGAAACCATAAAAATAAATCCGGTACCGGATAAGCTGATATCACGGCTCTTAAACCATATGGTATAACCCTCGTTATGTTTCCCGGTATTCCACCGCCTGTTATATGAGCCATAGCTTTTATCTTTATTTTGTTTTTAAGCTCCAAAACATCTTTTACGTATATCCTTGTAGGTGTTAGTAATATTTCCCAAAGTTCTTTTCCAAACTCTTTTATATAATCATTGTATTTAATATTGTGCTTTTCTAATATATATCTTACAAGGGAAAAACCGTTGCTGTGAAATCCAGAAGATGGTATAGCAATTATAATATCATTCTCTTTTACATCTTGCCCTGTAACAATCTCATCTTTTTTACAAATACCTATGCAAAAACCAGCTAAATCGTATTCACCGTCTTTGTAGAAAGAAGGCATTTCCGCAGTTTCTCCACCCACAAGAGGTGTATTTGCTTCTTCGCAACCTGTTATAATGCCTTCTATCAGCGGGTTTATTGTAGACCCTTCAATCATGCCTATGGCTATATAATCTAAAAATGCTATTGGCTTTGAGCCAGTGGTAATTATATCGTTTACGTTCATTGCTACTAAGTCTATGCCTACTGTGTTGTGTATATTTACGTTTTGGGCTATTTTTAGCTTTGTGCCAACCCCGTCTGTGGTGGATGTAATTACCAAATCGCAATCTTCTACCAAAAAACCTGCCGCAAAAGCCCCAAAGGGTAATGCTTGTTTTAGGTTTTTGTTAAGATTGTTAAGTCTTTCTTTTAAAAAGCCTACAAAACGATCTGCTTTTTCTATATCAACACCTGCTTCTTTGTAAGTGCTCATACTTTCACATCGCTCCCTTTTAGATAAAATTCTTCTATGATTGTGTATATAGGCCCTACGCTTGTTAGTGAGCTTTTAACAAGAGCTATTTTTGTAATTTCTTCTTCTAAAAAGAACATATCTTTGTGTTTTCTCATAAATGGATATATTTTGTTTGAAATTATTTCGCTTATTCTACATATGCTTACGTGCGGATAAAAAGGTTTTGATTCTAGTTCTATACCGCTTTTAGCATTTGCTTTTATTATTTTGTTTGCCAAAATCTTTAAACTATTTGCTCCTTTGGATATACCTATCCAAAGAATACGTGGCTTGCTAGTGTTTGGGAAAGCCCCAACACCAGTATAAGCTACTGTGAAAGGTGAAAAGTTTTTTGATATTTCTTCTAAATTATAAAGAAGATTTATCCTTTTTGACTCTTCCACATTACCTATAAACTGCAAAGTAATATGGAGATTTTGAGGTTCTACCCATTTACCTAATATTTCATTGGAAATTTCGGTTTTTAGCCTATTTACGTGCTCTTCTAATTTTTTTGTGGTAAAAATCCCTACAAAAAATCTCATTGTTCTTTCTTTTTTCCTAAAAACCAAATCCCAAAGCCTATGCTTATGGCTATTAAGGTTACAAACATTGCAAAGTATTGAGATTTTGTATAGCTGTAAAACCTATAAAACGTGTCAAGGCAAAATACGTAAAAAAGATAGTACCCATAGGCTACAATGATATAAGATAAACCTTTCCATAGATATTTCAATACGTCTTTTGTTTCCATATAGTATATTATACAGAAATTTTGTTGCAGAACGGCTCTTAATTTATTATAATACTTATCTATGGTAAATGTTGCTATTGTTGGTGCTACTGGCGAAGTAGGAAGAACGTTTTTAAAGGTTTTGGAAGAAAGGAACTTTCCCGTCAAAGAACTTAGGCTTTTTGCATCTTCAAAGTCAGAAGGCAGAACAATGACTTTTAAGGGCCACGAGTATAAGATGGAGGCTCTCGAAAAACAAACGTCTTTTAAAGGTATAGATATAGCGCTTTTTTCTGCTGGTTCCTCGGTTAGCAAAGAATGGGCTCCTAAGTTTGCTCAAGATGGTGTTGTGGTGATAGATAATTCTTCAGCTTGGAGAATGGACGATGATGTGCCATTGGTAGTGCCAGAGGTAAATAAAGAAGATATAAAAAAACATAAAGGTATAATAGCAAATCCAAACTGCTCTACCATTCAAATGCTTGTGGCTATAAAACCCATATACGATGAGTTTGGTATATCAAAGATTATAGTATCTACTTATCAAGCGGTATCAGGAGCTGGGGCTAAAGCTATAGAAGAGCTAAAAATCCAGGCAGAAAATTGGTGCCAGAAAAAAAGGATAGAACCAAATCATGTTTTGCCAAAGCGAATAGCTTTTAACGTGATACCTCAGATAGATGTATTTTTAGAGGACGGATACACCAAAGAAGAAACAAAGATGTTAAACGAAACAAGAAAGATGCTTCACGACAACGATATAAGAGTATCTGCCACCACCGTGAGAGTACCTGTGTTTTATGGACACTCAGAAGCCATAAGCTTAGAACTAAAAAAAGAACTTGATATTCAAAGAGTAAGAGAGCTTTTAAGAAAAGCCCCAGGTGTAATCCTCATGGATGAGCCGAAGGATGGTGTGTATCCAATACCAATAGTGGTAGAAGGAAGAGATGAGGTATTTGTAGGAAGGATAAGAAAAGATAGGGCTTTTGACAACGGTTTATCTATGTGGGTAGTGGCAGACAACATAAGAAAAGGTGCTGCCACAAATGCAATCCAAATAGCGGAGGTGCTTTATGAAAGTAGATGAATATTTAAAGGCTGGTCTTAAAAATGAAGTTTCAGAAAGTTTAGAAGGTTTGATGTCTGGGCTTTGTAAAGAGGGTTGTCATCGTCTTGAGCTTTTCATAAAAAAAGAAAACGATGCTATAGTAGATTGTAAGTTTAAAGCTACAAAACGCTGTAAAAAACTCTTAGCGGTCTCAGATTTCTTATGCGAAGAGCTAAAAGGTAAAACATCTATAGACAAAAATGCCTTAAAACAAAAAGCCTTAGAGTATTTTAAGGAAGAAAAGGAAAAAGACAAGGTAGAAAATCGTATAGATATATTTTTAAGCGCTTTGGATGAAGCCCTTGGCAAAGCCTAATGTTCTTGTAAGCGCTTGTTTTTTTGAGGCTTGTAGATACAACGGCGCTTATATATCCGATGCTTTTGTTAAAAGCCTATCAAACTTTGTAAACACAGTCAAAGTATGCCCAGAAGTGGAGATAGGGCTTGGCATACCAAGAGACCCTATTTTAATACAAAAAGAAGATGATCATCTAAAACTTATCCAGCCTTCCACAGGGCTTGATTTAACCGAAAAGATGACAAACTTTTCAAAAAACTTTGTTAAAAACCTAAACATAGACGGGGCTATACTAAAATCAAAATCTCCCTCTTGCGGGGTTTACAGTGCAAAGTATTTTCATAAGAACGCTCAAAGCCTTGGCAAAGGCCCAGGGTTTTTTGCAAAAGAACTTCTTGATGCTTTTGAAGATTATCCTATAGAAGAAGAAAAAAGGCTTTTGGATGATGGTATAAGGTATGATTTTCTTACAAAAATATTTGCTATAGCAGACTTAAGAGAAAACTTTGAACATATGAAAGATTATTCTGAGCTTATAGAATTTCATACAAGGTATAAGTTTATGCTGATGTATTACAATCAAAATATTATGAGATTTTTAGGTAGATTTGTGGCGTCTTCTAAAAATGAAGATTTTAACAGCGTAAAAGATACATATAAAAAGCAGTTTTTAAAAGCCCTAAACTCCAAAAGAAAAAGATTAAACCATATAAATGTTATGGAACATATCTTTGGTTATTTTTCAAGAAAGCTAAACAACGCCGAAAGAAGGCATTTTATGGAAGTGCTTAAACTTTTTAAAGAAGATAAAATAGATATTTTTGTACCTCTTTACATGCTAAAATCTTTTGCTATTAGATTTGGCGATGAGTATATATTAAAACAAACTTATCTAGAACCATTTCTAAAGGAGCTTATATGATGTTTCTTCTTTTAAAAGCGTTTCACATTATGTCTATAATTTTATGGGTTGGTGCTTCTTCGTCTTTGGGACTTTTTACAATAGTGGCTTACGAAAAAGGTATAAACTGCGATTACGATTATATGTGGAGATTTTATAAAAAGCTTGTAAACTTAGAGCTTTTTGCCTTTTTTTTGGTGATATTTTTTGGCATAGGTATGTATTCTATGCTTGGATTTAAACCAATCCCTTGGCTTATGATGAAACTTCCCATAGTTTTTGGTTTTTTCTTACCAATGGAAGCCCTAAACGTATATTTTATACATGTAAAAAACGATATAAAAACCTACGGAAAGTTTATAAAGATAGTAAGCCCGTTCTTGATAATAGCTGGTATATGTGTGATACTTCTGGCAGTTATAAGACCCTCTTGAGGAGTATATATGAAACAACTAATAAAAGAAATTGTTCAAAAAACCATCAAAAATTTGTACGATGTTGAGATAGAACCCCAGATACAGCTTCCAAAAGAAGAATCTTACGGAAATTTTGCCTCAAATATAGCTTTTATACTCTCAAAAGCCCTAAAACAAAAACCTCAGGATATAGCAATAACTATCGCAGATAACCTAAAAAATCTCCCTCATTTTGAAAAAGTAGAAGCGCTAAATGGCTTTGTAAATATGAAACTATCAAGCGTTTTTTACGAGGGACTTTTGTTTGAGTTTTTAGAAAATCCTATAAACTATATAAAAGATGATGCCATTTTTGAGGCTTTTGGTATAAAAAAAGAAGATAAGATAAATTTAGAGTATGTGAGTGCAAATCCCACAGGACCCCTTCATCTTGGACACGGAAGAGGAGCCGTAATAGGAGATGTGCTTTATAGGCTGTTTAGATTTTTTGATATAAAAGTTGATAGAGAATACTACATAAACGATGCAGGCAATCAGGTAAACTTACTGGCAAAAAGTGTAATGCATTATATAAACCAGGATTTATACCCATTTCCAGAAGATGGCTACAAAGGAGATTATATAAAAGATATAGCAGAGGCGTTTTTAAAAGAGCATAACAAAAGCAATATAAACCTCGAAATAAACCTAGAAAGAGTCAAGGATTTTGCAATATCAAAGATGATGGAAGATATAAAGAATACGTTGAAGCTTTTAAATGTAGAGTTTGATATATATTTTAGTGAAAAGACCCTAAAAGATAAGGTAGAAAAAGTTTTAGAGCTTTTAAAAGAGAAAAATCTTATAGAAGAAAAAGAAGGGGCTATTTGGTTTAAATCAAAAGATGAAGACAAAGATAGAGTGCTAAGAAAAAGCGATGGGTCTTATACATACTTTGCTTCTGATATAGCTTATCATCTTGACAAATACCAAAGAGGATACAAAAAAGCTATAGACCTATGGGGAGCAGATCATCATGGATATATACCACGTTTAAAAGCAGCTTTGGAAGCTCTTGATATACCACAAGATTGGCTTAGTGTGGAGCTTTTCCAAATCGTAAAGCTTTTTGAAAACGGTCAAGAAGTAAGGATGTCAAAACGCACCGGCAA
Proteins encoded in this region:
- a CDS encoding NifU family protein encodes the protein MEDKLQEVERILQMIRPALDTHHGNLKLVDVKDNVVYLQFEGGCSDCPVVDMSVKNVIDTSIKGNLRWVKKVEILYPKININH
- a CDS encoding sulfurtransferase TusA family protein produces the protein MLDDIKADVEHNVCGTYCPIPISELSNQMKQMRIGQVIELIADDPGVVEDVPTWCKATGQEFLGIYEEDGEFHAFVKKVKD
- a CDS encoding iron-sulfur cluster assembly scaffold protein, with product MFEYSDIVLDHFLNPRNVGVLEDANGVGQCGNPACGDAMLFTIKVNPQNNVIEDVRFKTFGCGSAIAVSSMLTEMIKGKDINYALNLTYKDIFDQLGGLPPQKIHCTNLGLETLHVAIRDYLTKQGRLEEANAIPTCFEESEEEESQEFGFLTT
- the purM gene encoding phosphoribosylformylglycinamidine cyclo-ligase; the encoded protein is MSTYKEAGVDIEKADRFVGFLKERLNNLNKNLKQALPFGAFAAGFLVEDCDLVITSTTDGVGTKLKIAQNVNIHNTVGIDLVAMNVNDIITTGSKPIAFLDYIAIGMIEGSTINPLIEGIITGCEEANTPLVGGETAEMPSFYKDGEYDLAGFCIGICKKDEIVTGQDVKENDIIIAIPSSGFHSNGFSLVRYILEKHNIKYNDYIKEFGKELWEILLTPTRIYVKDVLELKNKIKIKAMAHITGGGIPGNITRVIPYGLRAVISAYPVPDLFLWFQKLGNIKKEEMYKTFNMGVGFMIIIEEKDKEVALNTIKDSFVVGYIEQSKDNSKIVLNDI
- the thpR gene encoding RNA 2',3'-cyclic phosphodiesterase; the protein is MRFFVGIFTTKKLEEHVNRLKTEISNEILGKWVEPQNLHITLQFIGNVEESKRINLLYNLEEISKNFSPFTVAYTGVGAFPNTSKPRILWIGISKGANSLKILANKIIKANAKSGIELESKPFYPHVSICRISEIISNKIYPFMRKHKDMFFLEEEITKIALVKSSLTSVGPIYTIIEEFYLKGSDVKV
- the asd gene encoding aspartate-semialdehyde dehydrogenase, with the translated sequence MVNVAIVGATGEVGRTFLKVLEERNFPVKELRLFASSKSEGRTMTFKGHEYKMEALEKQTSFKGIDIALFSAGSSVSKEWAPKFAQDGVVVIDNSSAWRMDDDVPLVVPEVNKEDIKKHKGIIANPNCSTIQMLVAIKPIYDEFGISKIIVSTYQAVSGAGAKAIEELKIQAENWCQKKRIEPNHVLPKRIAFNVIPQIDVFLEDGYTKEETKMLNETRKMLHDNDIRVSATTVRVPVFYGHSEAISLELKKELDIQRVRELLRKAPGVILMDEPKDGVYPIPIVVEGRDEVFVGRIRKDRAFDNGLSMWVVADNIRKGAATNAIQIAEVLYESR
- a CDS encoding iron-sulfur cluster assembly scaffold protein, which gives rise to MKVDEYLKAGLKNEVSESLEGLMSGLCKEGCHRLELFIKKENDAIVDCKFKATKRCKKLLAVSDFLCEELKGKTSIDKNALKQKALEYFKEEKEKDKVENRIDIFLSALDEALGKA
- a CDS encoding DUF523 and DUF1722 domain-containing protein, giving the protein MKPLAKPNVLVSACFFEACRYNGAYISDAFVKSLSNFVNTVKVCPEVEIGLGIPRDPILIQKEDDHLKLIQPSTGLDLTEKMTNFSKNFVKNLNIDGAILKSKSPSCGVYSAKYFHKNAQSLGKGPGFFAKELLDAFEDYPIEEEKRLLDDGIRYDFLTKIFAIADLRENFEHMKDYSELIEFHTRYKFMLMYYNQNIMRFLGRFVASSKNEDFNSVKDTYKKQFLKALNSKRKRLNHINVMEHIFGYFSRKLNNAERRHFMEVLKLFKEDKIDIFVPLYMLKSFAIRFGDEYILKQTYLEPFLKELI
- the argS gene encoding arginine--tRNA ligase, with product MKQLIKEIVQKTIKNLYDVEIEPQIQLPKEESYGNFASNIAFILSKALKQKPQDIAITIADNLKNLPHFEKVEALNGFVNMKLSSVFYEGLLFEFLENPINYIKDDAIFEAFGIKKEDKINLEYVSANPTGPLHLGHGRGAVIGDVLYRLFRFFDIKVDREYYINDAGNQVNLLAKSVMHYINQDLYPFPEDGYKGDYIKDIAEAFLKEHNKSNINLEINLERVKDFAISKMMEDIKNTLKLLNVEFDIYFSEKTLKDKVEKVLELLKEKNLIEEKEGAIWFKSKDEDKDRVLRKSDGSYTYFASDIAYHLDKYQRGYKKAIDLWGADHHGYIPRLKAALEALDIPQDWLSVELFQIVKLFENGQEVRMSKRTGKMLKLIDVIEDIGADNLRFMFLTKKADTPLDIDINLVKAQNSENPVFYVQYAYARTMGIKRQLKEPFVFGFYKDKYTYEEEELDLIKRILSSKDVLFEGVIKKDPSLVVKLSLDIAKSFHKFYNTHKVITSDEITTKKRISLVYATQKIFDIIFDILSIKAPEMM